The genomic DNA TTTATTTTTCATGGAAAAACTTGTATTGTCAGGTTGACCCTTATACATTATCTCTATTATTATTGTGATCACTTTAATCAGAACATCTCCTAAAACTTGTGCGTTGTAGGAACCTGTGCTACCTGGATGTTTTCTTAGAGCCAGGGCCATCGGACTAATGCCTATGATTGATCAGGTGCGTCTATCATCGTCATCATAACGGTTAAATATAtgggcaaaagatcaaatacaaataatcttaacatactaaacatacaaattgaaggaaaacccaaaaagacaaggtggcatttttgtaattaccaccaactatcaaagttacaacaaaaaatacctaaaaaaacacaattttttttttaacattttttattaaaaaatcgctacttttagtagcagcaaaaaataaaataaaataatttgtgtgttttttttttatttttttagattttttaggttttttgggggtttagtttttagcattttagcttgggtgggtgggggggggggggggggggttaggtttttttaggtttttgggggtgggggggggggttaggtttttttttaggttttttggggggtttagtttttagcattttagcttgggtgggggggggggggggggggttaggttttttttaggtttttgggggtgtggggttaggtttttctttttaggtttttgggggtgggggggggggggtaggttttttttaggtttttcgggggtggggggagtggttaggtttttttagaggtatttgtagagtaactttgatagttattgataattacaaaaatgccaccttgtctttttgagttttccttcaatttgtatgtttagtatgttaagattatttgtacaagaactttaccctaaaTATATGtcaattatgattttttttttttttttttgtaaaaaaacatGTTTTTGGATTTAGGGAGAAAAAGATGACAAGATTATTGCAGTATGTGCTGATGATCCAGAGTACCGCCACTACACTGATATAAGCCAGCTACCTCCTCATCGTTTGGCTGAGATCCGACGATTCTTTGAGGATTGTATCCTTTTAATTTTagaatatttatttaattttttttgttttacaaaataaaatTTTCTTGACAAATGAAATAAGATAAGAAGAATGAGAACAAAGAGGTTGCAGTTGATGAGTTTCTGCCTTCAAACACTGCTCATGATGCCATCCAGTACTCCATGTAAGCCTCATTTTGATTAATTTGGgaagatttatatatatatatatatatatatatatttatatgatgaTAATTGTGACTAAAATGTTTGATTTCGGGCGTCACAGGGATCTTTATGCCGAGTACATCATGCAGACTTTGAGGAAATAGACGGACCGGTTCGATCTAATGAGGATGTTATATTTTTAACATTTCAAATTGAAGATGAAAGACCAAATTATTGCTGTTTACTTTTACTGTTATTGATACTGTAATATTTTGAGAATTTTGTATGAAATTACTCGATGGATTACTGGTTATCTTTTTTACTTATTGGCATAAAAAAATTCTCAAAATAGTTCAAAAGAGAAACAGgtaaatatgattacaacttttaAATTACTTGTTTACTTGGTGGCATAAAAAACTCTTAAAATAGTTAGTTCAATAGAAGAGTAAAACAGGCTAATATAATTAAAACTTTCAATTGCATTAATAAATAAggttagaaaactgattttaaAAGTATGCTTTCTAGTCAATAGTTGTACATTTACATTTACAATACATACAAACATAAGTTTGTAATGTAGGCGGGAATAGTTGTGTTTGTTGGTTGGCCAAAAGTGGCGGCcaacttttctttctttcttttttttttttttcataaaatagtTATTTATAGGTCCTGCCAAAGTACGATTTTATTCTCTGTTTAAAATAACGATCTTACCccctgccaaattacgattttatcccctgTTTAAAATTACGATCTTAACCCCcaattagaaattaaatttatgcTTTGCCCCCagcttaaatttacgattttgccttggttaaaaaaaaaattatacttttGCCCACCGATACAATCCTGCCAAATTACAATctggttcccagtttaaaattacaggttcaaaataaaatttttgttttgccgccagctaaaaattacgattttgctatcagtaaaaatattacgattttgcccccaattcaaaataaagaaatagttttgccctcagttcaaaatattattttacctccaTTGCAATGTTGCCATAGATTTTTTgggcaaaactatggtagtgttttattttacttgattTACTCAATTTAGTTTTTATTCGTGTCAAACAGCTGCAtagcactcgctaattggtcctgacaaattattgttttgcccccaactctaaattacacgcttgccatcgttttgtttattttttatcataACTATCATAGTGTTTTTCTTTATTTGGTTAACTTGATGCATCTTTTTTTAtatcgtgttataagtagcatgtataactaaccgAAATAAATGCATACATGTTATTAAAGTAAGAAATATTTGGTTTAGCGTCCCGCAACGCGGACGGTGCATAACTCTAGTTATATATATAACATGACGAAAATATTAAAAGGCCAACCCAACATATTTGTGTGTTAAAGCAACTCCAAACAGTACccctcatttatcaaaatgagtCTTTAACCGTTGTATGCGGTCATAAACGAACATGGTAAATGAAACATGTCAAACAAAACAAACTGACTTTTAACACAATCAGAGGCCAGTGTCTAGCGCACCAAAGCGTCTCAAACATACACATAGCAATGTTGTTACCAGGTGCATGTGAGGCGAGAGGCGGGGTGAGCGCCTTCATCTAGTGTATCAAACAGACGCAATCAGAGGCGAGTGTCTAGCGCACCAAAGAGTCTCAGACATGCACAAAGCAATGTTGTTACCAGGTGCATGTGAGGCGAGAGGCGGGGTGAGCGCCTTCATCAAGTGCATCAAGCAGACGCAACTCGCAAGGTGATTTTCTTATCAGGTGCATGTGAGGCAAGACAATGTGATCGCCTTTGTCCAGTCTGGCGCCAAAcctagaaaaaaaaaaccaacctGAAGCAGACCAAACTAGACTTAACCAGCCATATGGCTCCTTGTGCCAAGTGAAGACAACTTGGAGAAGATAAACAAaaatgagaagaaaacaaagaaaagtaGTGAATACTGAATGGTCAAAAAAACACTTGCTAGATACAAGTTTGGAATTTCTTATATTTTTCTAAACATGAACAAAGTCTACAACAACTACAGTTCAAAGATAAAAACATGAAACCCTAAAAATATAATCAACACAATGATAGTTACGCACAGACACTGGTTATCAAAACCGTGATTATATCATCTTTAAACCAGATAGACTACGCCATGCGTGCAGCAAGATCATCTCGTCTATGATCACTCGATTGTCCATGTCACCGCGACTGCTCTGAGGCTCATCATCAGTTGCAGAATCATAAGGACCTGCAACCAACAAAGTTGGAAGGACAGTGAGATACAATCTTGTATCTCTAACAAGTCAAATGGGAACGATGAAAAAAGTAGCTTAATGCGTATATTTACGAAAATGAGGTCAAACGGGTTGAATTCAGAAAACACTAATATTACTAGTATTGACGAGTTTTGTATATACCTGATACACTATATTAATTAAAATTTACAACCCacaaacaaatttaaaaacaGCTGTTTTGGGTACCAGAAAACTGCGGTCAGCTTATGCAGGACTGTTTCTGAAAAATGGATGGTCAAGAGCTTGTTGAGCGGTGAGACGGTCTGCGGGATCAAACTTCAATAAACCGTGTAGCAGATCAACAAAGTATGATCTTGATCCTCCAACTGTCACACACTGTGATATCATATTCTACATTGTAAGGAAACAGATAGTTAGTGAATCTGTAtgccaaaaaataaaaatagtaaaACATACAAGCATGTAACAGTTAAGCGCTAAAAGCCTCAtgaaaaacatatataaaaacaATTGATGGATCCTTTCACTTTCTATCGTATATAAAACTTTAACAAATGAGCTATCTTTATGGGAAAAAAAGGCAAAGTAAAAGGGAACCTTGAGCCGATCTAGCTTCCTTACTGCTCTAATACTCTCCCTAGAGACAGCACCTTCCGGCCAGTTTAATCTTGATCTTCGGAAGTATTTTTCAGCACCCCGACTGTTTTCACAATTAATACAAAGATATAATAATCACAAAATTGATAAAAAAGTAAGAAACAGTGTCTAACAAAAAAGCACGTTTTCAAGCatgctttgttttttttttttttttctgcaaAATGCGTatatacaaaaaataaaatatttaaaatttataaaattaaacCTTACCTTGCTTTTCGAATCATGTGCTCCGGTAAAGGTCCCAATACTCGCTCCATCATTGCCAGATGTTCTAAATTCTCGTGAGTCTGAAACAAAGCTTCGccctgaaaaaaaaaattacgtatTACAAATACCTTACAAATAATATTAGATGATTTCACTTTATAATAGCACATGACCGAAAACACGAAGAAAAGAAGAAGACAAACCGAGCATAATTCAACAAGTATACACCCCACACTCCACATATCACACGGGTAACTCCATCCAAGTCCTGAAATAATaatcataaatataaaaaattgaaaaagaatgCAGAAACGTCTCGTAGAGTTGTACGTGAGATGATGAAAACCTCAATCTACTCTAACTAATTATGGGTTTAGGGATATAAACTTATGGATTAGGGTTACAAAGATCAATGAAAAGAACAAACACGTGTGACATTTCACCTAGAATAACTTCAGGTGCTCGGTAGTGTCTTGTAGAAACAATGGAGCTATGATTTTGATTATCATAAGCAGTACTGCCAAAATCAATCAGCTTAATCTCACTCGATTTTGGCAACCACCTATAACTAATTTCACCCTGTGAATTTCTCTGCAACATTTCAAAAACTTATTCAAAACTTTAAAAACCATCCACCATCTGTAAAACAGGTCCAACCTCAAAAGTCAAACGGTCAACTACCTTGTGCCCCGGAAGCTTTATAAAATCAGAAGACACAAGAAGTATATTTTCCGGCTTCAGATCAGTATGGATTAAGTGTAAACTATGCATATCTGCCAAGTATTATATATAACAAAATAATGTTACCCAAAAAGATCGTAATAACTAACAACTCTTTCGTTTTAGGGCTAAAAAATCTACACACATGCTACAGACTCCAAAAGCTGACGTCCGATTTCCCAAACAAGATCCACGGGAAACGGGGAGTATTTATTTCTCTTTAGAAAATCAAATAAACTCGGTCCAAGCTTCTCAAACACCTGATGATCACCAGTGAAAATGCATGCTTTCATATAGCAATCAGCCTCCAtaaatttatatttaaagtaTCACATACACTCAAACTGTAAAGCACCTTATCATCATGCAGAGaatgacaaaaaaaaatgaaaaaaaaaagtacGGAATCAGAGAATAAGGTGGTCATTGAGGCACTTACTATGCAGATATGATTGCGATAATCAAACCAGTTCCTGATTTGCACACAGCTGCAAATATAAACGAACAAACGAATCAGACGATATTACATTATTGCCGATGAACTATATGAGATCTGATATGAAGTGAAAGAAACATACAGTGATCTGCCTTTATTGTTCTTAGCAAGCTGTTCGAGCACATCAACTTCGATCATTGCAGCATCACGATACTTTCTTATGCTCCGGACTACTTTGATAGCTACATATTCACGGGTTTGGCGATCCCAACACTCCAAAACTCGACCAAATGTGCCTACAGCACTAGCAATTTGCTGATACCCACAAAAGAAGAGTGATAAAAATATAAGATTTTGCAGACACCGGACACTTTACTGCTAACCTTCACCCATCTTGCTTAGTATTTTATCTGAACAAAACGTTTAAAGAGACTCCAATGGTTAGTTGCTAAAATAAAAGATAAAGAAAACAAGCAAAGGGTCAGTAAATCATGTTCTATTCTTATATTATTTGTTCTGATTTCCCCTTAGTTTTAAACAGCGCGAGGCACACCGAAGCGATAGGGTCTATAACCGAAGTGCAAAAGCGCACCCCTTTACGTACGCGAGATGCAATTTATTTAAACAACTTTTTTTAACTCTCATAAGTCTGTAGCATCAGTTACCCAAATTTTAGACATAAACAAGCAATATATGGTTTAGTTATATACAACCTATATGTACAATCTAAAAGGCTATATGTACAACATCCTAAGGCACAAAACCTTCCCTGTACACTAAGCGCACCTCATGCCAGTTATTGTGTGCCTCGATTGGGCTTTTCGTACACCCCTTAACTTTTTTGTAGTCTAAAGCTCAAGCCAATGAGCCTTAGGTCGCCTTACGCCCCTCAAGAAAGCTTTTTAAACTACATTCTTACTGGCTACTACCTAAGTATAGATTTAAGTTGCcaagttaaatgtcattttagtccctgtggtttgggccattttgccagtttag from Helianthus annuus cultivar XRQ/B chromosome 7, HanXRQr2.0-SUNRISE, whole genome shotgun sequence includes the following:
- the LOC110868077 gene encoding serine/threonine-protein kinase AFC3 isoform X2, with the protein product MGEGTFGRVLECWDRQTREYVAIKVVRSIRKYRDAAMIEVDVLEQLAKNNKGRSLCVQIRNWFDYRNHICIVFEKLGPSLFDFLKRNKYSPFPVDLVWEIGRQLLESVAYMHSLHLIHTDLKPENILLVSSDFIKLPGHKRNSQGEISYRWLPKSSEIKLIDFGSTAYDNQNHSSIVSTRHYRAPEVILGLGWSYPCDMWSVGCILVELCSGEALFQTHENLEHLAMMERVLGPLPEHMIRKASRGAEKYFRRSRLNWPEGAVSRESIRAVRKLDRLKNMISQCVTVGGSRSYFVDLLHGLLKFDPADRLTAQQALDHPFFRNSPA
- the LOC110868078 gene encoding soluble inorganic pyrophosphatase PPA1, whose product is MSEQKRTPRLNERILSSLSRRSVAAHPWHDLEIGPGAPQICNVVIEITKGSKVKYELDKKTGLIKVDRILYSSVVYPHNYGFIPRTLCEDNDPMDVLVLMQEPVLPGCFLRARAIGLMPMIDQGEKDDKIIAVCADDPEYRHYTDISQLPPHRLAEIRRFFEDYKKNENKEVAVDEFLPSNTAHDAIQYSMDLYAEYIMQTLRK
- the LOC110868077 gene encoding serine/threonine-protein kinase AFC3 isoform X1, encoding MVEEKEQQRYTKRRRLAWDVPTQQEGQVRQQPVLCRHNSPPKREDDREGHYTYTLGENLTPRYKILSKMGEGTFGRVLECWDRQTREYVAIKVVRSIRKYRDAAMIEVDVLEQLAKNNKGRSLCVQIRNWFDYRNHICIVFEKLGPSLFDFLKRNKYSPFPVDLVWEIGRQLLESVAYMHSLHLIHTDLKPENILLVSSDFIKLPGHKRNSQGEISYRWLPKSSEIKLIDFGSTAYDNQNHSSIVSTRHYRAPEVILGLGWSYPCDMWSVGCILVELCSGEALFQTHENLEHLAMMERVLGPLPEHMIRKASRGAEKYFRRSRLNWPEGAVSRESIRAVRKLDRLKNMISQCVTVGGSRSYFVDLLHGLLKFDPADRLTAQQALDHPFFRNSPA